CCGACGCCGAATCCGGCGTGGAATCCGGTACCGCGCGCGCGTTGCTCGACCGGCTCGTCCCCGGGGTCGCCGACGAGACGAACCCGCGCGACCTGTCCGAGGGCCAGCGCCTGGCCCTGGTCCTCGCCGTGCAGCTGGCCGCCGCGCCGCCGGTCGTCCTGCTCGACGAGCCCACTCGCGGCCTCGACTACCCGGCGAAGCGGCACTTCGCGGCCATCCTCGCCGGCCTCGCCGCCGGCGGACACGCCGTCCTGCTGGCCACCCACGACGTCGAGTTCGTCGCGTCCGCCGCACACCGCGTCGTCGTCCTCGCGGAAGGTGAAGTGGTCGCCGACGGCCCGACCGCCGATGTTGTCGTGGCCTCGCCCGCCTTCGCGCCGCAGGTGGCCAAGATTCTCGCTCCGGAACCCTGGCTCACGGTCGAGGCAGTGGCAAGGGCGCTAGCGTGACCGACTTCCTCGGCCCAGCCGTCCGTATCCGGCACCGCTCAGCGCTAGTGCTGACCATCGCGGTCGTGCTCGGACTGGCGATGTTCTGCTGGCCATTGCTGTCGAGCGGTTCGGTCGGCACCTCCGCGCACGTGTCCGACGCGCCGTTCGTCTTCCTCGTGACGCTGCCCGTGCTGATCCTGATCGTGCTGGCCGAACTGACCAGCGGCGGTCTCGACGCGAAGGCGCTCGCGCTGCTCGGCGTGCTGTCCGCGGTGAACGCCGCGCTGCGTCCGCTGGGCGCCGGCACCGGCGGGATCGAGCTGGTGTTCTTCCTGCTCGTGCTGGCCGGCCGGGTCTTCGGCCCGGGATTCGGTTTCGTCCTCGGCTCGACGTCGTTGTTCGCGTCCGCTCTGCTCACCGGCGGCGTCGGGCCGTGGCTGCCGTTCCAGATGCTGGCGTCGTCGCTGGTCGGCCTCGGTGCCGGGCTGCTGCCGCGCCGGGTTCGCGGCCGGGGGGAAATCGCGATGCTGGCCGGCTACGGCGTGCTCGCCGCGTACTTCTACGGCCTGGCGATGAGCATGTTCACCTGGCCGTTCCTGGCGAACCAGACCGCGCTCAACTTCGTCCCGGGCGGCCCGCTCGGCGACAACCTGCACCGGTTCCTGGTGTTCACCGTGCTGACGTCCACGCTGGGCTGGGACACCGGCCGCGCGATCACGAACCTGACCGCGATCCTGGTGCTCGGTCCGGCGATCCTGATCGTGCTCCGCCGGGCCGCGCGCCGAGCCGCGTTCATTCGCTGACCGAGCGGCCGATCTTGTCCAGCACCTCCACGAACTGGGCCATCCCGGCCGCGTCCGGGAAGTGCGAGGTGTCGACGTCGTGCACCTCGAACCGGTTCTCCGGGGTGCCGTCGTCCGCCTCGGCGATCATCCGGTCCTGGAGGGCGAGCGGCACCACGTGGTCGCGCAGGTGCCGGACGTAATGCCGCGGCACTCGTCCCCATCGGGAAGCGGTGCCCCGAGAGTCGGTCGAGCCGCGTCCGAGGAGGTCGTCCGGGGCCATCGCGTTCAGCAGGCCGAAGAACTCGCCGTCGGTCGCGTCCGCGCACAGTGCTTCCTTGGCCGCGGCCAGCGCGGCGGCTGAGCC
This sequence is a window from Amycolatopsis benzoatilytica AK 16/65. Protein-coding genes within it:
- a CDS encoding ECF transporter S component, producing the protein MTDFLGPAVRIRHRSALVLTIAVVLGLAMFCWPLLSSGSVGTSAHVSDAPFVFLVTLPVLILIVLAELTSGGLDAKALALLGVLSAVNAALRPLGAGTGGIELVFFLLVLAGRVFGPGFGFVLGSTSLFASALLTGGVGPWLPFQMLASSLVGLGAGLLPRRVRGRGEIAMLAGYGVLAAYFYGLAMSMFTWPFLANQTALNFVPGGPLGDNLHRFLVFTVLTSTLGWDTGRAITNLTAILVLGPAILIVLRRAARRAAFIR